CAGACGCGGAAGACTGTTGCTGATTAGGTTTGAACTTGGTGCCCACTGAGGATTCCAGGTATACCCTCCGCCCAGCACCACAATGTATTCCACTTTTTGTGTATCCTGCCAGGTTGGATAGCTGTCCTCAATCGGTTTCAGTAGGCTATCAGCGACGGGTTGCAAGCTAAGAAGTAACAGCGCCAGCCAACTCAGGCTAATGCACACTTTCCCTGTTTTTTGAAAGCGGCTAAACCAGAGCAGCGCCAGGCCTATACCCATGATAATGAGCATTAGCGGAAGTGGCAGCATCATACCGCCAATCACTTTCTTCAGCGTAAAAAGCATCCTTTTTGGTTCCTTTTTTAACCATACAGCAGGGGATCTGCAGCGATATTACACCAGGAAGGTTCATTCTCGGCGTGGGTGTGACAAAATAGCGGTTTTACTTAGTCACCCTAAAGCCAGCATGTGGAGAGCCTGATGCGGGATCGCAATTTTGATGACATTGCAGAGAAGTTTTCCCGTAACATTTACGGCACCACTAAAGGTCAGCTTCGCCAGACGATCCTCTGGCAGGATCTGGACAAACTTCTTGCCGACTACGCGGGCAAGACATTGCGTGTGCTTGATGCGGGTGGCGGAGAAGGGCAGACAGCCATTCTGATGGCGCAGCGGGGCCATCACGTTACCTTGTGCGATCTTTCTGCTGAGATGGTGGCGCGAGCGCAACGGGCGGCAGAAGAGCAAGGTGTGAGCGACAACATGCATTTTATACATTGTGCCGCTCAGGATATCCCACAGCATTTGGATTCTCAGGTTGATCTGATATTGTTTCATGCTGTGCTGGAATGGGTGGCCGATCCACAAGCCGTCTTAAAAACATTGTGGTCGATGTTACGCCCGGGCGGTGCTTTATCGCTGATGTTCTACAATGCAAATGGCCTGTTGATGCGTAATGTGTTGGTCGGTAATTTCGGCTATGTACAGCAGGGAATGTATAAAAAGAAACGGCGCACGTTGTCTCCCGATTTCCCGCGCGACCCTCAGCAGGTCTATGGCTGGCTGGAGGAGATTGGCTGGGAGATAACCGGTAAAACGGGCGTGAGGGTGTTTCATGATTATCTGCGTGATAAACAAAAACAGCATGACTGTTTTGATGCTTTAACAGAAATAGAAACGCGCTATTGCCGCCAGGAACCGTATATCAGCCTTGGGCGCTATATTCATGTCACCGCGATTAAACGTCCGGCCCGAGCCGCAGATGCAAGGATAACCTATGAGTGAATTTTCCCAGACAGTCCCCGAACTGGTTGCCTGGGCCAGAAAAAATGACTTCTCCATCTCTCTGCCGGTAGACAGACTTTCGTTCCTGCTGGCGGTCGCCACATTGAACGGTGAGCGACTTGACGGTGAGATGAGTGAAGGTGAACTGGTGGATGCGTTCCGCCATGTGAGTGATGCGTTTGAGCAAACCAGCGAAACCATCGGCGTCCGCGCCAACAACGCGATCAACGATATGGTGCGTCAACGTCTGCTGAACCGCTTTACCAGCGAGCAGGCTGAAGGCAACGCCATTTACCGTTTAACGCCGCTCGGGATTGGCATCACAGATTACTATATTCGTCAGCGCGAGTTCTCTACGCTGC
This window of the Citrobacter freundii ATCC 8090 = MTCC 1658 = NBRC 12681 genome carries:
- the cmoM gene encoding tRNA uridine 5-oxyacetic acid(34) methyltransferase CmoM yields the protein MRDRNFDDIAEKFSRNIYGTTKGQLRQTILWQDLDKLLADYAGKTLRVLDAGGGEGQTAILMAQRGHHVTLCDLSAEMVARAQRAAEEQGVSDNMHFIHCAAQDIPQHLDSQVDLILFHAVLEWVADPQAVLKTLWSMLRPGGALSLMFYNANGLLMRNVLVGNFGYVQQGMYKKKRRTLSPDFPRDPQQVYGWLEEIGWEITGKTGVRVFHDYLRDKQKQHDCFDALTEIETRYCRQEPYISLGRYIHVTAIKRPARAADARITYE